One window from the genome of Candidatus Binataceae bacterium encodes:
- a CDS encoding ABC transporter permease: MAHPVIDLQGLVKTYHLGDVEVRALRGVTARIEAGEFVAIMGASGSGKSTLMNIIGCLDKPDAGSYRLEGVDVAALGEAELAAVRSRRIGFVFQSFNLLSRTSALENVELPLYYSGDFEHGAQRARQTIKLMGLGGRESNHPNQLSGGQQQRVAIARALINNPAILLADEPTGNLDSQTSAEIMAVLRRLNRERGLTVVLVTHEADVAAYAERVITLRDGQILSDRRNVAPAPVLASADEATAAISVSDQPEQAETRVPMFGLMVLRVAGRALARNKMRSVLTMLGIFIGVAALIAMVAVGQGANQAVEEQIASLGTNLLIVLPGAVTSNGVRAGFGSSSTLTVEDADAIAKRDSAVASVSYLDRQLAQVTYGNQNWTTNVQGVTPNYFSIINWPIVAGRPFDQREATRAARVCVLGQTVVKNLFGSFDNPVGATIRIRNVEVRVIGVLKAKGQSGWGQDQDDVAMIPFTTAERKVLGVAAPPVSASATATPSVLNPYAAVAPVTSIYSSDAAQMSPFGSPPKLIGRVHTIFAQAVSQAAIPQAIAQITATLHRRHNIQPGQPNDFDVRNLSAIAAAAEGSSRIMALLLATVASISLLVGGIGIMNILLVSVTERTREIGIRMAIGARRSQILMQFLVEALLLSVIGGVAGIVAGVSASQTISVIAGWPTLVSSSAVLGGFVFSAAIGIFFGYYPARKAALLNPIEALRYE; encoded by the coding sequence ATGGCGCACCCGGTAATTGACCTCCAGGGGCTGGTTAAGACCTACCATCTAGGCGATGTCGAGGTGCGCGCGCTGCGCGGCGTCACCGCTCGAATCGAGGCTGGCGAGTTCGTGGCGATCATGGGTGCGTCGGGCTCGGGCAAGTCCACCCTGATGAACATCATCGGCTGTTTGGACAAACCGGACGCCGGATCGTACCGGCTGGAGGGGGTCGACGTAGCGGCGCTGGGCGAGGCCGAGTTGGCCGCCGTTCGTAGCCGCCGAATCGGGTTTGTCTTTCAGAGCTTCAACCTGCTCTCGCGCACCAGCGCGCTGGAAAACGTCGAGCTGCCACTGTATTACTCGGGCGATTTCGAGCATGGTGCCCAGCGTGCGCGCCAGACCATCAAGCTGATGGGTTTGGGTGGGCGCGAGAGCAATCATCCCAATCAGCTCTCTGGCGGTCAGCAGCAGCGGGTCGCGATCGCCCGTGCGCTGATCAATAATCCGGCGATTCTGCTGGCCGATGAACCCACCGGCAATCTGGATTCGCAAACCTCCGCCGAAATCATGGCAGTACTGCGGCGGCTCAATCGTGAACGCGGCCTGACCGTGGTACTAGTCACTCACGAAGCCGACGTTGCCGCCTACGCCGAGCGCGTGATAACCCTGCGTGACGGGCAAATCCTTTCGGATCGCCGCAATGTGGCACCGGCGCCAGTACTTGCATCGGCCGACGAAGCCACCGCCGCCATCAGTGTGTCCGACCAGCCTGAGCAAGCTGAAACGCGTGTGCCGATGTTCGGGTTGATGGTGTTGCGGGTGGCCGGCCGGGCGCTGGCGCGCAACAAAATGCGCTCGGTTTTGACGATGCTGGGGATTTTCATCGGGGTGGCGGCGCTGATCGCGATGGTGGCGGTGGGACAGGGGGCCAATCAGGCGGTGGAAGAGCAAATCGCCAGCCTGGGCACCAATCTGCTTATAGTGTTGCCGGGTGCGGTGACTTCCAATGGGGTGCGCGCCGGCTTCGGCAGCAGCTCGACCCTGACGGTGGAGGATGCCGATGCGATCGCCAAGCGAGATTCGGCGGTGGCCAGTGTCAGCTATTTGGATCGGCAATTGGCGCAAGTTACCTATGGAAATCAAAACTGGACGACCAACGTCCAAGGAGTAACCCCCAACTACTTCTCGATCATCAATTGGCCGATCGTGGCTGGACGTCCCTTTGACCAGCGCGAAGCCACCCGCGCGGCGCGGGTCTGTGTCTTGGGCCAAACCGTAGTCAAAAATCTGTTTGGCAGCTTCGACAACCCCGTGGGCGCAACCATTCGAATCCGCAATGTTGAGGTGCGGGTTATCGGGGTGCTCAAGGCCAAGGGGCAATCGGGCTGGGGGCAAGATCAGGACGACGTCGCGATGATTCCCTTCACTACGGCCGAGCGCAAGGTTCTGGGGGTGGCGGCGCCGCCCGTCAGCGCCAGTGCCACGGCCACGCCCAGCGTGCTTAATCCCTATGCGGCGGTGGCGCCGGTGACTTCCATTTATAGCTCCGACGCGGCCCAGATGAGCCCTTTCGGCAGTCCGCCCAAACTGATTGGCAGGGTGCATACCATTTTCGCGCAGGCGGTCAGCCAGGCCGCGATTCCCCAGGCGATAGCGCAAATCACCGCGACCCTGCATCGGCGGCACAACATTCAGCCTGGCCAGCCCAACGATTTTGACGTTCGCAATTTGAGCGCGATTGCCGCCGCCGCCGAGGGTAGCAGCCGTATCATGGCCTTGCTGCTGGCCACCGTGGCCTCGATTTCGTTGTTGGTGGGCGGGATTGGGATCATGAACATTTTGCTGGTTTCGGTCACTGAACGGACGCGCGAAATCGGGATTCGGATGGCAATTGGCGCGCGCCGCAGCCAAATCCTGATGCAGTTTTTGGTTGAAGCCTTGCTGTTGAGCGTGATCGGCGGCGTAGCGGGCATCGTGGCCGGGGTGAGCGCCTCGCAAACCATTTCGGTAATCGCTGGGTGGCCGACCTTGGTGTCCTCCAGCGCGGTGCTCGGCGGATTCGTGTTTTCGGCCGCGATCGGAATCTTTTTCGGCTACTATCCGGCGCGCAAGGCGGCCCTGCTCAACCCGATCGAAGCCTTGCGCTATGAGTAG
- a CDS encoding VOC family protein, whose product MICPDRVAHAVLKVRNLEVTRKFYHDVLGLQVVKTYPEEHMLFMSCNPQRDHHEVAFLEIGQEAKGPREDEIGLYHLAFRLQDWAHLQRAYGELRAKQVPIVGTINHGITRSVYFKDPDGHTLEVYCDNPRWRDVIKVNRADHLAVEGPEPDPLAPPPAWAHEGVAK is encoded by the coding sequence ATGATATGCCCGGATCGAGTGGCACATGCGGTCCTCAAGGTGCGCAACCTGGAGGTGACGCGCAAGTTCTATCACGACGTGCTCGGCCTGCAGGTGGTCAAGACCTACCCCGAGGAACACATGTTGTTCATGTCGTGCAACCCGCAGCGCGACCATCACGAGGTAGCGTTTTTGGAAATCGGGCAGGAGGCCAAGGGGCCGCGCGAGGACGAAATTGGGCTCTATCATCTGGCTTTCCGGCTGCAGGATTGGGCCCACTTGCAACGTGCCTATGGCGAGTTGCGCGCCAAGCAAGTGCCGATCGTGGGCACGATCAATCACGGCATCACCCGCAGCGTCTACTTCAAGGATCCCGACGGTCATACTTTGGAAGTCTATTGCGACAATCCGCGATGGCGCGACGTGATTAAGGTCAACCGCGCCGACCATCTCGCGGTCGAAGGACCCGAACCCGATCCTTTGGCGCCGCCGCCGGCGTGGGCGCACGAGGGCGTGGCCAAGTAA
- a CDS encoding thiamine pyrophosphate-binding protein, with translation MATHTGTRSGAEVLVAQLLIHGVEIGYGVPGESYLAVLDALYDVRDKLRFIVCRQEGGAAYMAEAYGKLTGRPGICFVTRGPGATNASVGIHTARQDSTPLILFIGQVGRAQAGREAFQEIDFRLMYAPIAKWVAQIDDPARIPELVARAFSVATSGRPGPVVLALPEDMLRERVSVADAAPYRATQAAPDPADVEHLRQMLAQARRPLMLVGGSTWNKPAVADITAFAEDNRLATATTFRRQDHFDNLHPCYAGDLGNGANPRLAAAVKEADLIVAVGTRLDELSTANYTLLQAPRPHQKLVHVHAGAEELGKVYQPDLAINSGMAHFARALRQLAPVDSSAWAEFTAVAHQNYLDYTAPVGNPGALQLAPLIAWLREQLPAETIVANGAGNYTGWIHRFWHYRGLGTELAPVSGSMGYGVPAAIAAALIYPQRPVLSFSGDGCFLMNGQELATAMQYGAAPIFLVVNNGMYGTIRMHQESHYPGRVSATELRNPDFVALARAYGLYAERVEDNAGFAPAFARARAQGCAALLELPLAGEAITSRTTLSQLRAAALSHQHAAGK, from the coding sequence GTGGCAACGCATACCGGCACTCGCAGCGGCGCCGAGGTCCTGGTCGCGCAGCTCTTGATCCATGGCGTAGAGATCGGTTATGGCGTCCCGGGCGAGAGCTACTTGGCGGTGCTCGATGCGCTTTACGATGTTCGCGATAAGTTGCGCTTCATCGTGTGTCGCCAGGAAGGTGGCGCGGCCTACATGGCCGAAGCTTACGGCAAGCTAACCGGGCGGCCGGGAATCTGTTTCGTCACTCGCGGGCCGGGCGCCACCAACGCCAGCGTTGGCATCCATACCGCGCGCCAGGATTCCACCCCGCTGATTTTGTTCATCGGCCAGGTCGGGCGCGCTCAGGCCGGCCGCGAGGCCTTCCAGGAAATCGACTTCCGCCTGATGTACGCACCGATCGCAAAATGGGTGGCGCAGATCGACGACCCAGCGCGCATTCCCGAGCTGGTCGCGCGCGCCTTCAGCGTGGCGACCTCCGGACGGCCTGGTCCGGTAGTGCTGGCGCTGCCCGAGGACATGTTGCGCGAGCGGGTCAGTGTGGCCGATGCGGCACCCTATCGCGCCACGCAAGCCGCGCCCGATCCGGCCGATGTGGAGCATTTGCGCCAGATGCTAGCCCAGGCCCGGCGGCCCTTGATGCTGGTGGGCGGCAGTACCTGGAACAAGCCAGCAGTGGCCGACATTACTGCCTTCGCCGAAGACAATCGGCTGGCTACCGCGACCACTTTTCGCCGCCAGGATCATTTCGACAATCTTCATCCCTGTTACGCCGGCGATTTGGGCAACGGTGCCAATCCTCGGCTGGCGGCGGCCGTCAAGGAGGCAGATCTGATTGTCGCGGTCGGGACTCGGCTGGATGAGCTGAGCACGGCCAATTATACCCTGCTGCAAGCGCCGCGCCCGCACCAGAAACTGGTCCACGTGCACGCGGGTGCCGAAGAGCTGGGCAAGGTCTATCAGCCGGACTTGGCGATCAATTCTGGCATGGCACACTTCGCGCGAGCGTTGCGCCAACTAGCCCCGGTTGATTCCTCGGCCTGGGCCGAGTTTACCGCCGTGGCCCATCAAAATTACCTCGACTATACGGCCCCGGTTGGCAATCCGGGCGCGCTGCAGTTGGCCCCCCTCATCGCCTGGCTGCGTGAGCAGTTGCCCGCGGAGACGATCGTTGCCAACGGCGCTGGCAATTACACCGGCTGGATTCATCGTTTCTGGCATTATCGCGGCTTGGGCACTGAGCTGGCCCCGGTGAGCGGTTCGATGGGCTATGGAGTCCCGGCGGCGATCGCGGCCGCCTTGATCTATCCCCAGCGTCCGGTCTTGTCGTTTTCCGGCGATGGCTGCTTTCTGATGAACGGGCAGGAATTGGCGACCGCGATGCAATATGGCGCGGCTCCGATTTTCCTGGTCGTCAACAATGGGATGTACGGCACTATCCGGATGCATCAGGAGAGCCATTATCCGGGCCGGGTCAGCGCCACCGAGCTGCGCAATCCCGATTTTGTGGCGCTGGCGCGCGCCTACGGCTTGTATGCGGAACGGGTCGAGGACAACGCCGGGTTTGCGCCCGCTTTTGCACGGGCGCGCGCGCAGGGATGCGCGGCGCTGTTGGAGCTGCCGCTGGCTGGGGAAGCCATCACTTCGCGCACCACGCTTTCCCAGTTGCGCGCGGCCGCGCTGTCACACCAGCATGCGGCTGGCAAGTGA
- a CDS encoding FkbM family methyltransferase → MKHADVQPHIETETTNAAAEDSASGERKRQERLIFDVGMHTGQDTDFYLKKGFKVVGIEANPRLVAQCAARFRSEIDQQRLVVLNVAIARQPATLPFYINLTHSEWSSLDPKLGMREGRFETIEVPAVTLASILNRHGVPYYLKIDIEGYDDIALESLASTRIKPRFVSVESPHLSTLEYLQSLSYSRFKFINQAQVRKMRCPRPAREGMYVRYKFEFGSSGPFGEESVGPWLSAEEVARAISTYWGNPKLDPAVDGWFDLHAGLAETADSAPAAAGVWRRIKARWRKPHPG, encoded by the coding sequence GTGAAGCACGCCGACGTACAACCGCACATCGAGACGGAGACCACAAACGCGGCGGCGGAAGACTCCGCTTCGGGCGAGCGCAAGCGGCAGGAGCGGCTGATTTTCGACGTCGGAATGCACACCGGGCAGGACACCGACTTTTATCTCAAGAAGGGTTTCAAAGTGGTCGGGATCGAGGCCAATCCGCGGCTGGTAGCGCAATGTGCCGCGCGCTTTCGCTCCGAGATCGACCAGCAGCGGCTGGTTGTTCTCAATGTCGCGATCGCGCGCCAGCCCGCGACCTTGCCCTTTTACATAAATCTAACCCACAGCGAATGGAGTTCGCTGGACCCGAAGTTAGGCATGCGCGAGGGCCGCTTCGAGACCATCGAGGTACCCGCCGTCACTCTGGCCAGCATCCTCAACCGCCACGGCGTGCCCTACTACCTTAAAATCGACATCGAGGGGTACGACGATATCGCCCTGGAAAGCCTGGCTAGCACACGCATCAAACCCCGCTTCGTGTCGGTGGAAAGCCCGCATCTGTCGACTCTGGAATATTTACAATCGCTGAGTTACAGCCGCTTCAAGTTCATCAACCAGGCGCAAGTGCGAAAGATGCGATGCCCGCGGCCGGCGCGCGAGGGCATGTACGTACGCTACAAGTTCGAGTTCGGCTCAAGCGGCCCCTTCGGCGAAGAGAGCGTGGGTCCCTGGCTGAGCGCCGAAGAGGTCGCCCGCGCGATTAGCACCTATTGGGGCAATCCCAAGCTGGATCCGGCGGTTGACGGCTGGTTCGATCTGCACGCCGGCCTGGCCGAGACGGCTGATTCGGCACCAGCGGCCGCCGGCGTGTGGCGGCGGATTAAGGCGCGTTGGCGTAAGCCCCATCCGGGCTAG
- a CDS encoding glutathione S-transferase family protein — translation MPYELYYWPLIQGRGEFVRLALEEVAVEYIDVARDERHGGVAALTRLLNGSEAGHPPFAPPFLKAGRLLIGQTANILMFVGARHGLAPATEAGRLWVNQLQLTMSDLLVEVHDTHHPIGSSLYYEDQKPEAARRAEVFLKLRLPKHLGYYERVLERQGRWLAGSKPSYADLSLFQIVEGLKFAFPRAMERQGKRYSRLLDLHQRVAQRPRIAAYLASERRIPFNNQGIFRHYPELDG, via the coding sequence ATGCCCTACGAATTGTACTACTGGCCTTTGATCCAGGGGCGGGGAGAATTTGTGCGCCTGGCATTGGAAGAGGTTGCGGTCGAGTATATCGATGTCGCGCGCGATGAGCGCCATGGCGGGGTTGCCGCGCTGACGCGCTTGCTCAACGGTAGCGAGGCTGGCCATCCGCCTTTTGCGCCACCCTTTCTCAAGGCTGGGCGACTGCTAATCGGGCAGACCGCTAACATCTTGATGTTCGTGGGCGCTCGCCACGGTTTGGCGCCGGCAACCGAGGCCGGCCGGCTGTGGGTCAATCAGCTTCAACTGACCATGTCAGACCTGCTGGTGGAGGTCCACGATACTCACCATCCGATCGGCTCCAGCCTGTATTACGAGGATCAGAAGCCCGAAGCCGCGCGCCGTGCCGAGGTTTTCCTGAAACTGCGCCTGCCCAAGCATCTGGGCTACTACGAGCGGGTGTTGGAGCGCCAAGGGCGCTGGCTTGCCGGGAGCAAGCCCAGTTACGCCGACCTGTCGCTGTTTCAAATCGTGGAAGGGCTCAAGTTCGCCTTTCCCCGCGCGATGGAGCGGCAGGGCAAACGGTACTCGCGGTTGCTCGACCTGCATCAACGGGTTGCTCAGCGTCCGCGGATCGCCGCCTACCTGGCTTCCGAGCGCCGTATTCCGTTCAACAATCAAGGGATCTTTCGCCATTACCCGGAACTTGACGGGTAA
- a CDS encoding SDR family oxidoreductase, translating to MGRLSGRVAIVTGAGSLEGLGATYALALAAEGARLSVSDIVDPAPVVDAIKRAGGEAIGMQVDVTDAAAVAEMVRRTVAAFSAIQVLVNNAARLGGPDTPKPLSDITSEQWDRMMAVNTRGPFECIKAVLPVMRRQHYGKIINIASSTFFSAPPGELHYVASKGAVIALTRAAARELGGEGIAVNCVAPGLTLSGNIRSRLEAMSEARARNLRDRAFKRDQVPEDLVGTVIFLASADSDFITGQTILVDGGAMMH from the coding sequence ATGGGAAGACTGAGTGGTCGAGTGGCAATCGTAACCGGAGCCGGCAGCCTGGAGGGGCTGGGCGCAACTTATGCGCTCGCATTGGCGGCCGAAGGGGCGCGTCTGAGCGTAAGCGACATCGTCGATCCGGCGCCGGTGGTGGATGCGATAAAGCGGGCGGGAGGTGAGGCGATCGGGATGCAGGTGGACGTAACCGACGCCGCCGCGGTTGCTGAAATGGTGCGCCGGACCGTGGCTGCCTTCAGCGCCATCCAGGTATTGGTCAACAATGCCGCACGGCTAGGAGGTCCGGACACGCCCAAGCCGCTGAGCGACATCACTTCGGAGCAATGGGACCGGATGATGGCGGTCAATACGCGCGGACCGTTCGAATGCATCAAGGCGGTGTTGCCGGTGATGCGCCGCCAGCATTACGGCAAGATCATCAATATTGCCTCCAGCACTTTCTTCAGCGCCCCCCCGGGCGAGTTGCATTATGTGGCCTCCAAGGGTGCTGTGATCGCGTTGACCCGGGCGGCGGCGCGCGAGTTGGGAGGCGAGGGGATCGCGGTCAACTGCGTGGCGCCCGGGCTTACCCTCAGCGGTAACATTCGCAGCCGATTAGAAGCGATGAGCGAGGCACGGGCACGTAATCTGCGCGATCGCGCCTTCAAGCGCGATCAGGTGCCGGAGGATCTGGTCGGCACGGTGATTTTTCTGGCCTCGGCTGACAGCGACTTCATTACCGGCCAGACCATCCTGGTCGATGGCGGCGCCATGATGCATTAA
- a CDS encoding nitronate monooxygenase, giving the protein MPTLHSAIIRANEFCSANNLRIPILLAPMASACPPSLSIAVADAGGMGACGALTMAPAAIERWVAETRAGSRGPFQLNLWIPDPAPTRESAAEDAVRAFLRDWGPEVAPAAGNTELPDFAAQCEAMLEVAPAVISSIMGLYPPSFVQRMKSRGIKWFATVTTVTEAKIAEAAGADAIVAQGMEAGGHRGAFESAQAEAAMVGLFSLLPAVVDAVSVPVIAAGGIADARGVAAALLLGASAVQIGTGFLRCPEAKLPPVWADALGRTLPEQTLVTRAFSGRAGRSIATAYVRAAAAPGAPRPAPYPVQRGLTQAMRDLAIRNNDIDRMQAWAGQSAARALARPASEVARELWEGAQLLLGQGS; this is encoded by the coding sequence ATGCCCACGCTTCATTCTGCGATCATTCGCGCGAACGAGTTTTGCTCTGCCAACAATCTTCGCATCCCCATCCTGCTGGCGCCGATGGCTTCGGCCTGCCCACCGTCGCTGTCAATCGCGGTTGCCGACGCCGGTGGCATGGGCGCTTGCGGTGCGCTGACAATGGCGCCGGCGGCGATCGAACGCTGGGTAGCGGAAACCAGGGCCGGCAGCCGCGGCCCCTTCCAACTCAATCTGTGGATCCCCGACCCGGCCCCGACGCGTGAGAGCGCCGCCGAGGACGCGGTCCGCGCTTTTCTGCGCGATTGGGGCCCCGAGGTGGCCCCGGCCGCCGGCAATACCGAGCTGCCGGATTTCGCCGCCCAGTGTGAGGCGATGCTCGAAGTCGCGCCGGCGGTTATTTCCTCGATCATGGGCCTTTATCCACCCAGCTTCGTGCAAAGGATGAAATCGCGAGGGATCAAGTGGTTTGCCACTGTGACCACCGTGACCGAAGCTAAAATTGCCGAAGCCGCCGGCGCCGATGCGATCGTCGCGCAAGGTATGGAGGCTGGCGGCCATCGAGGCGCCTTTGAGAGCGCTCAAGCCGAAGCCGCGATGGTGGGACTTTTTTCGCTATTGCCGGCAGTGGTTGATGCGGTCAGCGTGCCAGTCATCGCCGCCGGCGGCATCGCGGACGCCCGGGGGGTCGCGGCAGCTCTCCTCCTAGGTGCGTCAGCGGTCCAGATTGGTACCGGCTTCTTGCGCTGTCCGGAAGCGAAGCTGCCGCCGGTGTGGGCAGATGCCCTCGGAAGGACGCTACCAGAACAAACGTTGGTCACGCGAGCCTTCTCCGGCCGCGCCGGACGCAGCATCGCAACGGCCTATGTGCGTGCGGCCGCGGCGCCGGGTGCGCCGCGACCGGCCCCTTATCCGGTTCAGCGCGGCTTGACGCAAGCGATGCGTGATTTGGCAATCAGGAACAACGATATCGACAGGATGCAGGCGTGGGCCGGGCAGTCGGCCGCCCGGGCGCTCGCGCGACCAGCCAGTGAGGTCGCGCGCGAGCTTTGGGAGGGCGCTCAACTGCTTCTCGGGCAGGGCTCCTGA